One part of the Candidatus Kouleothrix ribensis genome encodes these proteins:
- a CDS encoding MFS transporter has product MGGTAVSNLIKARLHYGWVVVAITALTLIISAGVRSAPGVMVLPIEHELHWSRAAISFAVSIGLLCYGLTAPLSGWVIDRFGPRWVMLAGLVVVCASMLASARMATLWQLNLFWGALSGVGTGIVALVLGATVANRWFVARRGLIIGIFGASTSAGQLIFYPLLVWLVGVLGWRGGVLVLAAVAGVLIVPVLVLMRNAPADVGLRPYGAPAGPPEPPASARRDGGVVRRAFGTPAFWLLATTFFICGATSNGLIGTHFIPHVGDHGITPNIAAGLLAIMGAMNFAGTLVSGWLTDRYDPRKLLAWYYGFRGLSLLLLPFVTSYTGLTVFAVLFGLDYIATVPPTTALVADLFGRKHVGAVFGWIFCAHQIGAALAAWLGGVAHDLVGHYGTAFLVAGVLAITAAALALRIGHRAAIMPAEATAAG; this is encoded by the coding sequence AAAGCGCGCCTGCATTACGGCTGGGTTGTGGTGGCGATCACTGCGCTGACGCTGATCATCTCGGCGGGGGTGCGCTCGGCGCCGGGCGTGATGGTGCTGCCGATCGAGCACGAGCTGCACTGGAGCCGCGCCGCCATCTCGTTCGCCGTCTCGATCGGGCTGCTGTGCTACGGCCTGACCGCGCCGCTGAGCGGCTGGGTGATCGACCGCTTTGGGCCGCGCTGGGTTATGCTGGCCGGCCTGGTGGTGGTGTGCGCCAGTATGCTCGCCAGCGCACGCATGGCGACGCTCTGGCAGCTGAATCTATTCTGGGGCGCGCTGAGCGGGGTCGGCACCGGGATCGTGGCGCTGGTGCTGGGCGCCACCGTGGCAAACCGCTGGTTCGTGGCCCGGCGTGGCCTGATCATCGGCATCTTCGGCGCATCGACCTCGGCCGGCCAGCTGATCTTCTACCCGCTGCTGGTATGGCTGGTGGGCGTACTCGGCTGGCGCGGTGGCGTGCTGGTGCTGGCGGCGGTGGCGGGGGTGTTGATCGTGCCGGTGCTCGTGCTTATGCGCAATGCGCCGGCCGATGTTGGGCTGCGGCCGTATGGGGCGCCGGCCGGCCCGCCCGAGCCGCCGGCATCGGCCAGGCGCGACGGCGGCGTGGTGCGGCGCGCGTTCGGCACGCCGGCCTTCTGGCTGCTGGCCACGACCTTTTTCATCTGCGGTGCGACTTCGAACGGCCTGATTGGCACGCACTTCATCCCGCATGTCGGCGATCATGGCATCACGCCGAACATTGCCGCCGGGCTGCTGGCGATCATGGGTGCCATGAACTTTGCCGGCACGCTTGTGTCGGGCTGGCTGACCGACCGCTACGATCCGCGCAAGCTGCTGGCCTGGTACTACGGCTTTCGCGGGCTTTCGCTGCTGCTGCTGCCGTTCGTCACCAGCTACACCGGGCTGACGGTATTCGCCGTGCTGTTCGGGCTCGACTACATTGCCACTGTGCCGCCAACCACCGCGCTAGTGGCCGACCTATTCGGCCGTAAGCATGTCGGTGCGGTGTTCGGCTGGATCTTCTGCGCGCACCAGATTGGCGCGGCGCTGGCGGCCTGGCTCGGCGGCGTGGCGCACGACCTGGTTGGGCACTATGGCACCGCGTTCCTGGTGGCGGGCGTGCTGGCGATCACTGCGGCGGCGCTCGCGCTACGGATCGGCCACCGCGCGGCGATCATGCCGGCCGAGGCCACTGCGGCTGGGTAG
- a CDS encoding pyridoxal-phosphate dependent enzyme has protein sequence MVTLDDLMAARSVIAGRLNLTPLIASTTLSRLIGSPLYLKLESWQKTGSFKARGALNKIAALSPAERAAGLITASAGNHAQALAWAAGTAGLACTVVMPQTAPAAKLAATQGYGGTVVLEPSALTVISRAQELAAQHGYTFVPPFDDPAIVAGQATIGLEIVDDLPDVATVVVPIGGGGLIGGVALAIKLLRPNARVIGVEPVGAAAMWQSRQAGAPVRLERIDTIADGLAAPFVGQLPFTIVQQYVDELVLVSDADIRSAMALLLERCKILAEPAGAAALAALLYGAITPAPPGPVVAIVSGGNIDAARLGQLLAA, from the coding sequence GTGGTGACGCTTGACGATCTTATGGCCGCGCGTAGCGTGATCGCCGGCCGGCTGAATCTGACGCCGCTGATCGCGAGCACCACGCTGAGCCGGCTGATCGGCTCGCCACTGTATCTCAAGCTCGAGAGCTGGCAGAAGACCGGGTCGTTCAAGGCGCGTGGCGCGCTGAACAAGATCGCGGCGCTCAGCCCGGCCGAGCGCGCGGCCGGCCTGATCACCGCTTCGGCCGGCAACCATGCCCAGGCGCTGGCCTGGGCCGCCGGCACCGCCGGGCTGGCTTGCACGGTTGTGATGCCGCAGACCGCGCCGGCCGCCAAGCTTGCGGCCACCCAGGGCTATGGCGGCACGGTTGTGCTCGAGCCAAGCGCACTGACGGTGATCAGCCGGGCGCAGGAGTTGGCCGCCCAGCATGGCTACACGTTCGTGCCGCCGTTCGACGACCCGGCGATCGTTGCTGGGCAAGCAACGATCGGCCTCGAGATCGTTGACGACCTGCCCGATGTGGCTACGGTCGTTGTGCCGATCGGCGGCGGCGGGTTGATCGGCGGGGTTGCGCTGGCGATCAAGCTCCTGCGCCCCAACGCGCGCGTGATCGGCGTCGAGCCGGTTGGCGCGGCTGCGATGTGGCAGAGCCGCCAGGCCGGCGCGCCGGTACGCCTCGAGCGCATCGACACGATCGCCGATGGGCTGGCGGCGCCGTTTGTCGGCCAGCTGCCGTTCACGATCGTTCAGCAGTATGTCGACGAGCTGGTGCTGGTGAGTGATGCCGACATCCGTTCGGCCATGGCGCTGCTGCTCGAGCGCTGTAAGATCCTGGCCGAACCTGCCGGTGCCGCAGCGCTGGCAGCGCTGCTGTATGGCGCGATCACGCCGGCGCCACCCGGCCCGGTGGTGGCGATCGTCAGCGGTGGCAACATCGACGCAGCCCGGCTGGGCCAGCTGCTGGCGGCATAG
- a CDS encoding STAS domain-containing protein, protein MAFGSALLYGAMSAIFALPMVALLAVIMVIESLIMAWLRWLIGHISLEIIALLLTTNIIIAILCIGILLPILFGPLAVALIMSITLALPYLESRRLLWVSLLAWLAGLLLAVFSRYLVLFDPLPLQASNILVIFGTGLAAGASLLLLWQYHRRLTDALAQTQAANTVLQDVQAGLELQIGQRTGALQDVLREVEARAATQEQLLVENQRQREVIRQLSVPVLPIDATTLVMPLVGTLDSARLQTVQQQALHSIERQRARRLLLDITGVPIVDDEVAQGLMGVVQAARLLGAQVALVGIRPEVAQAIVGLGVHLGDIMTFSDLQSGLRDGVAF, encoded by the coding sequence ATGGCCTTCGGATCAGCGCTGCTGTATGGGGCTATGTCGGCAATCTTCGCACTACCAATGGTTGCGCTATTGGCCGTGATCATGGTGATCGAATCGCTCATAATGGCCTGGCTGCGCTGGTTGATCGGGCACATATCGCTCGAAATAATCGCGCTGCTGCTCACAACGAATATTATTATTGCGATACTGTGTATCGGGATACTCTTACCAATCCTGTTTGGCCCATTAGCAGTAGCGTTGATTATGAGCATTACGCTTGCGCTGCCCTACCTCGAGAGCCGCAGGCTGCTGTGGGTCAGCCTGCTGGCCTGGCTTGCCGGGCTGCTGCTTGCAGTGTTCTCACGCTATCTTGTGCTGTTTGATCCTTTGCCATTGCAAGCCAGCAATATTCTCGTAATCTTTGGAACTGGCTTAGCGGCTGGGGCCAGCTTGCTGTTGCTCTGGCAGTATCACCGCCGCCTGACCGATGCGCTGGCACAGACTCAGGCGGCTAATACCGTCTTGCAGGATGTACAGGCCGGCCTGGAGCTACAGATCGGCCAGCGCACCGGCGCGCTTCAGGATGTACTGCGCGAGGTTGAGGCCCGTGCGGCCACGCAAGAGCAGCTGCTGGTGGAAAACCAGCGCCAGCGCGAGGTCATTCGCCAGCTGAGCGTGCCGGTGCTGCCGATCGACGCCACTACATTGGTGATGCCGCTGGTGGGCACGCTCGATAGCGCGCGGCTGCAGACGGTGCAGCAGCAGGCGCTGCACTCGATCGAACGGCAGCGGGCGCGCCGGCTGCTGCTCGATATCACGGGGGTGCCGATCGTCGATGACGAGGTTGCGCAGGGGTTAATGGGTGTGGTGCAGGCCGCACGCCTGCTGGGCGCGCAGGTGGCGCTGGTGGGCATCCGCCCCGAGGTGGCACAGGCGATCGTTGGACTCGGGGTGCATTTGGGCGATATAATGACCTTTAGCGATCTACAGAGTGGCCTGCGTGACGGTGTAGCGTTCTAG
- a CDS encoding D-glycerate dehydrogenase, translating to MHYAWFSIGALRGTAQGCAGIPILQYTQWRSCQLTQSRTNTKQIRNRSGAGQIVLYCSAFAPRLAPVPGSGQTIGAPEDYVSRPTAYITRRLPQAALEIVAATCAYRLWDSDDQPVPRATLLQAAADSDGVLAMLSDRIDAEFLAAAPRCRVVANMAVGYDNADVPALTAQGVLLTNTPGVLTDTTADLAWALLMAAARRIVEGQKLIEAGRWTSWSPMFMVGQDISGATLGIVGAGRIGGAVARRARGFDMRLLYHNRRPSPALEAQTGAEYRALADLLRAADFVVVLVPLTSETRGMFGAREFALMKPNAVFVNAARGPIVDEQALAEALRQGQIAAAGLDVFEREPIGADHPLLALPNVVAVPHIGSATVATRTRMATTAATNLVAALTGQPVPNPVNPEVLHDGR from the coding sequence ATGCATTATGCCTGGTTCAGCATTGGCGCGTTGCGCGGTACCGCTCAGGGATGCGCCGGAATACCCATCTTACAGTATACCCAGTGGAGATCGTGCCAACTGACTCAATCACGCACTAATACCAAACAAATTCGCAACCGATCGGGCGCTGGCCAAATCGTGCTATACTGCTCGGCATTTGCACCACGCCTGGCGCCGGTGCCTGGATCTGGCCAAACTATCGGTGCGCCGGAGGATTATGTGAGTCGACCAACCGCCTATATTACCCGCCGCCTGCCGCAGGCGGCACTCGAGATTGTGGCTGCGACATGTGCGTACAGGCTGTGGGATAGCGACGATCAGCCGGTGCCGCGCGCCACACTCCTTCAGGCCGCCGCCGATTCGGATGGCGTGCTGGCGATGTTGTCGGATCGGATCGACGCCGAGTTTCTTGCTGCTGCACCGCGCTGCCGGGTGGTGGCGAACATGGCGGTGGGCTACGACAATGCCGATGTGCCGGCCCTGACCGCCCAAGGCGTGCTGCTGACCAACACGCCCGGCGTGCTAACCGACACCACCGCCGACCTGGCCTGGGCGCTGTTGATGGCCGCCGCCCGGCGGATCGTCGAGGGCCAGAAGCTGATCGAGGCCGGCCGCTGGACAAGCTGGTCGCCAATGTTTATGGTCGGGCAAGACATCAGCGGCGCCACGCTGGGCATTGTCGGGGCCGGGCGGATCGGCGGCGCGGTGGCGCGGCGAGCGCGTGGCTTCGATATGCGCCTGCTCTACCACAATCGCCGGCCCTCGCCCGCGCTCGAGGCCCAGACTGGCGCCGAGTATCGCGCGCTGGCCGACCTGCTGCGTGCAGCCGATTTCGTGGTGGTGCTGGTGCCGCTTACCAGCGAGACGCGCGGCATGTTCGGGGCGCGCGAGTTCGCGCTCATGAAGCCGAACGCCGTGTTCGTTAACGCCGCGCGCGGGCCGATCGTCGACGAGCAGGCACTGGCTGAGGCGCTACGGCAGGGCCAGATCGCCGCCGCCGGCCTCGACGTATTCGAGCGCGAGCCGATCGGCGCCGACCACCCGCTGCTGGCGCTGCCGAACGTGGTGGCAGTGCCGCATATCGGCAGCGCAACCGTGGCAACCCGCACGCGCATGGCCACCACCGCCGCCACAAACCTGGTGGCCGCGCTCACTGGCCAGCCCGTGCCGAACCCGGTGAACCCCGAGGTGCTGCACGATGGCCGCTGA
- a CDS encoding GNAT family N-acetyltransferase: MAADIRVITSADLDVADRILLAAYGGGSRRHALASYLVLQPDGWIMTYVDGAPAGVAGTINYGPTAYIGLVGVDPAYQRRGLALAMMRHLLAWLAARGNPVVLLDASVAGAPLYERLGFVDDEQTIAFVRGDHVHQPELQSAHVGTLAAADLPAVVAFDAPIFGAARAAVLGQLYAEAPARALVMRDQAGQISGYLFAQPRTIGPWAARTPAEAEALLGAALALAYDQGPSVMAPGANPHVAGLLQRYGFSPSRALRHMRLGGDGPVGRRGQLYGLASFAIG, translated from the coding sequence ATGGCCGCTGATATTCGCGTGATCACCAGCGCCGACCTCGACGTGGCCGATCGGATTTTGCTGGCGGCCTACGGCGGCGGCAGCCGCCGGCATGCGCTGGCGAGCTACCTTGTGCTCCAGCCCGATGGCTGGATCATGACGTATGTCGACGGCGCGCCGGCCGGCGTTGCGGGCACGATCAACTATGGCCCCACTGCCTATATCGGGCTGGTGGGCGTCGACCCGGCCTACCAGCGCCGCGGCCTGGCCCTGGCCATGATGCGCCACCTGCTGGCATGGCTGGCCGCGCGCGGCAACCCGGTGGTGCTGCTCGATGCCAGCGTGGCCGGCGCGCCGCTGTACGAGCGGCTCGGCTTCGTCGACGACGAGCAGACGATCGCCTTCGTGCGGGGCGACCACGTGCATCAGCCCGAGCTACAATCCGCGCACGTGGGCACACTGGCCGCCGCCGACCTCCCGGCCGTCGTGGCGTTCGACGCGCCGATCTTCGGGGCGGCGCGCGCGGCGGTGCTGGGCCAGCTGTACGCTGAGGCGCCCGCGCGCGCGCTGGTAATGCGCGACCAGGCCGGCCAGATCAGCGGCTACCTGTTCGCCCAGCCCAGAACGATCGGGCCATGGGCCGCGCGCACTCCTGCCGAGGCCGAGGCGCTACTGGGCGCGGCGCTCGCGCTTGCGTACGACCAAGGCCCATCGGTGATGGCACCTGGCGCCAACCCGCATGTAGCCGGCCTGCTGCAGCGCTACGGCTTCAGCCCGAGCCGCGCGCTGCGGCATATGCGCCTGGGCGGCGACGGGCCGGTCGGCCGGCGCGGGCAGCTGTACGGGCTGGCCAGCTTCGCGATCGGCTGA
- a CDS encoding class I SAM-dependent methyltransferase, with amino-acid sequence MDLATFNWLLSDAGQALIAAAAAGDLSEGARLRELTRLRRLADPARAAAAYELARLRRHAAAKFAGAASMYFTREALEQSSGELIAGYRARRYQPFARVADLCCGIGGDTLALARVAQVAAVDRDPLRLAIAAANARAAGLAERVTFIEGDLVDLRLPAAEAIFFDPARRADGRRAFTLAGYQPPVTLVGRWSAHTPAIGVKAAPGLSDADLAGLAEQLGRPALEAEFISVDGELKEAALWFGPLASPGRRATLLTSARPDQPAHMHTRDSAGPAPLAPPGAFLYEPDPAVIRAHLVAGLAQQIGAAQLDREIAYLTSDQPIATPFARCWRVLEWLPFSLKRLRARLRALDAGAVTVKKRGSPLDTDALARQLSAGGPRPLVVILTFVAGRPAALICEGPIAPPAAPHQR; translated from the coding sequence ATGGATCTTGCGACCTTCAACTGGCTGCTGAGCGACGCCGGCCAGGCGCTGATAGCTGCGGCCGCTGCCGGCGACCTGAGCGAAGGCGCCCGGCTGCGCGAGCTGACGCGGCTGCGCCGCCTGGCTGATCCCGCGCGCGCCGCGGCAGCCTACGAGCTTGCGCGGCTGCGCCGGCATGCCGCCGCCAAGTTCGCCGGCGCCGCGAGCATGTACTTCACGCGCGAGGCGCTCGAGCAATCCTCGGGCGAGCTGATCGCCGGCTACCGCGCGCGGCGCTACCAACCCTTCGCGCGTGTGGCCGATCTGTGCTGCGGCATTGGTGGCGACACCCTCGCGCTGGCACGCGTCGCGCAGGTTGCTGCGGTCGATCGCGACCCGCTGCGGCTGGCGATTGCGGCGGCCAACGCGCGCGCCGCCGGCCTGGCCGAGCGGGTCACATTCATCGAGGGCGACCTGGTCGATCTGCGGCTGCCGGCGGCCGAGGCGATCTTCTTCGACCCGGCCCGGCGCGCCGATGGGCGGCGCGCGTTCACGCTGGCCGGCTACCAGCCGCCGGTGACGCTGGTTGGGCGCTGGAGCGCGCACACCCCGGCGATCGGCGTCAAGGCCGCGCCAGGCCTGAGCGACGCCGACCTGGCCGGCCTGGCCGAGCAGCTTGGCCGGCCCGCGCTCGAAGCCGAGTTTATCTCGGTCGATGGCGAGCTGAAGGAGGCGGCGCTGTGGTTTGGCCCGCTGGCTAGCCCTGGCCGGCGCGCCACGCTGCTGACGAGCGCGCGCCCGGATCAGCCGGCGCATATGCACACGCGCGACTCGGCCGGGCCGGCTCCGCTGGCGCCGCCGGGCGCGTTCCTGTACGAGCCCGACCCGGCGGTGATCCGCGCGCACCTGGTGGCCGGCCTGGCCCAGCAGATCGGCGCGGCGCAGCTCGACCGTGAGATCGCCTACCTGACCAGCGACCAGCCGATTGCTACGCCGTTCGCGCGCTGCTGGCGAGTGCTCGAGTGGCTGCCGTTTAGCCTCAAGCGCTTACGTGCGCGGCTACGCGCGCTCGACGCCGGCGCGGTGACAGTGAAGAAGCGCGGCTCGCCGCTCGACACCGATGCGCTGGCGCGCCAGCTCTCGGCCGGCGGCCCGCGCCCGCTGGTGGTGATACTCACATTTGTGGCCGGCCGCCCGGCCGCGCTGATCTGCGAGGGGCCGATCGCGCCGCCTGCGGCCCCCCACCAACGTTGA